The Erinaceus europaeus chromosome 13, mEriEur2.1, whole genome shotgun sequence genome segment atgcaaattgactCTCATGTGTGAGACTCTGAAGAGTctagggttcaatcccctgcaccaccagcagccagagctgagctttgtctggtaaaataataataaaaagataaaaaaagaaattgtgctgctatgaacataggtatgcacaaatctttttgaatgggtgcgTTTGGTTCCTAAAGTAGTAACTTTTAAAGATCTTTCCTCTAAGATGTGTTTTCTCTTAGTCTAGAATATCAACCTTAGTCTGGAACCTAGTGTCTGACAAGCATCTCTATTACAACTTGCCCAACTGATCTCTCTACAAAAGCAAGCTACATGTCTTAAataggtaaaatatttttaaagtgtacagcataggaggtggcacagtggctagagtgttggGCTTGAAAGCATGATCCTTGTCAATACTCCATGACCAGagagatactctggttcttttttatctctcttgtgttaataaataagtaaataaatctttaaaatatttttactgtgaAAATCTCTGTATCATCACCACAGGGATGATCCATTTGTTTTAAATGATCTCTAATAGTattctggtagtacagaatagtTGAGGATTTTTGGAGTTAATTTTAAGTTGTAAAAAAAACTCATGGCAAAATATAAGTTTCCTGAACATtcataaaaattactaaaagtggTTTCTGAAAGTGTACTAGGACTGCCAATGAGAAACCAGATTGGGAAACTagactttcattaataaatacattgatTTAGAATGATATATGTTATCAACTGTCacttcaataaaataatttatatctaAAAAAAAGGACATGTGGCAGCCTAGAGGGTGACACattggctagagcactggactatcaagcctgaggtaccaagtttgatccctagcatctcATGTGCCATCCAGAATAATACTCTGggattttctctctcttactctcactttctctctcattaattaaaaaaaaaaaaattaaagaaagcaaGTATGGATTAGAAAGAAATCTAAACTGCTATAGAAAGAGCCAATCATTTTTCCATTGGTTTTAGTAATAGCTGCATCTGTGTGACCCaaaaggtggtacagtgggtaaagcaccggACTCTTAAGCATGTGCCAGGGTGTTGTACTGattctcattttatttctctcccccctttctcattaaataaagacaaacaaaagttgtgggaggggagccaggaggtggctcagtgggttaagcgcacatggcgcgaagcacaaggattggcgtaaggctcccagttcgagtcccgggctccccttctgtggggggtgggcacttcacaggcggtaaaaaaggtctgaaggtgtctctttcccccctctcatttctctctgtcctatacaacaacaatgacagcaataacaacaataatagtaacaacaacgatgataaacaacaagggcaacaaaagggaaaaaaaatgaataaagttaaaaaaaaaaggtgtgaggatttgggcggtagcgcagtgggttaagtgcagtgggctaagcgcaggcaGCGCAAAACTTAAGGACCAGAGTCTTCTGGCtccttacctgtaggggagtcgcttcacaagtggtgaagctggtctgcaggtgtctatctttctctccctctgtcttcccttcctctctccatttctctctgtcctacccaacaacaatgacatcaataacaacaataataactataacaataaaaaaactagggcaacaaaaggaataaataaatatttttttagaagttGTATCAGGGATGGGGGGATTAGAtagcagcataatggctatacaaagagactctcatgcctgaggctccaaagtcctaggttcaatcccccacaccaccgtaaatcagagctgagcagtgttctggttaaagaaaaaaaaaattatcagttgGTTGATTGTAAGACTTGCAAGCCTGAAGctcccagttcaattcctggtgctGTATGTAttgaagtgatgctctggctttttctctttcactctctctatgaatgtgtgtatatatgtatatgtacacacatatacatgaaataaataaaacaaattttaagaaaaagtcATCTTACTGAGTTAGCACAAGATATTCATTTGCCTTTGTGCATACAGGAGATCTTAAAATTATTGACTTGTTATAACTTTCATATAAAGTAATCCTTATAGTTTTGTAAGATCAACTCAGTTTTAGGTGCCTCTCCAAaagttctgatttaaaaaataacaacaaacttAAGTAAGAAGATTCCTTTCTTATAGGGAATGATatggttctttctttcccctctaagATTAActcaagagagaaaaaggagaggggagagggggaaaggggggaggagagagagagatgggcacTAGAGCATCGCTCTGGTGTATATGATACTAGAATTCAAACTCAAGACTCTATGCTCCCAAATCCAATCTTTTAGGCACTGTGCCACTCCTGGGCCACTATGGTtctgtcctttcctttccttttttcctccattcctttccctccctcctttcctctttctttctgtcttatttttatttattttaaatttctttattaggggagttaatgttttacagttgatagtgaatacagtagtttgtacatgcataacatttctcagttttccacataacaatacaacccccactaggtcctctgccatccttttccaggagctGTAAccgccccccctgcccccccccatcttttactttggtgaaatacaccaactttctttctgatcacagcactgaagcttgcttCAATGTTCACCTGCAATATGGGGTTGGGTTTGAGCCTCGGCGGTAAATACGGCAGAACAGTGCACCTTCCTACTGAACTACGATTTCACCGGTTTTCTACTCCTCCCCcagctcactgctcagctctagtttatggtggtgtggggattaaatttgggactttggagcctcaggcataaaaaaatctttttgcataaccatatgtttTGTCCCCCACCTTCACTCCTGACCTATAGTTCTATTGTTAATAGAGAATAGGGTCCTTTACCCTGGTgtcatgttttgttttgctttgaacAAATTTTGCCAAATGATTTAAAATTCCTGATATCTTACATGTATTTTTGGTATGAGATTATCACAACTCTTAGGGGAAAGTATAGCAAGCAGCATACTGAAAGAGTGATGCTTTGTTCATATTTTGGCTATAGGTCTGCTTTAAGAAACTGCATGCCTTTCAGAATAAAAGAACTTATCTGCTTCCTATTTGATGGAGTTCAGAACCAAGATGGCAGACTAACTAAATATGGGGGACTGGAAGTTCCTTGGAGGATTTCTGGAGGAAGTGCATGTCCACTCCACCAtgattggaaagatctggctgaCCATCCTATTTATATTTCGAATGCTTGTTCTGGGTGTAGCAGCTGAAGATGTCTGGAAAGATGAGCAGTCTGGCTTCATCTGTAATACAGAACAACCTGGCTGCAGAAATGTGTGCTATGACCAGGCATTTCCTATCTCCCTCATCAGGTACTGGGTTTTACAAGTGGTATTTGTATCTTCACCATCCCTGGTTTACATGGGGCATGCTTTGTACCAACTGAAAGttctggagaaagaaaggaagaggaagaaagctcAACTGAGAGGAGAACTTGAAAGGGTAGAGTTTGAAATGCCTGGCAAATGGAGGAGATTGGGTCAAGAACTTTGTCAACTGGAGCAAAGGAAATTAAATAAAGCCCCACTTAGAGGGACCCTGCTTTGTACTTATGTGATACACATTTTCACTCGTTCTGTGGTTGAAGTTGGGTTCATGGCTGGGCAGTATCTTTTATATGGATTCTGCTTACAGCCTCTGTTTAAATGTCATGGCCACCCATGTCCAAATACAATTGATTGTTTTGTCTCAAGACCAACAGAAAagacaatatttctattttttatgcaGTCCATTGCCACTATTTCACTTTGCTTAAATGTCCTAGAAATTTTCCACCTAGGTTTAAAGAAGATTAAGAGAGGTCTTTGCAGACAATataatttgaaaaatgaaaatagtgAATTCTATATGAATAAGTCAAAACAGAACCTTGCCAAATATCAGAGTACAGCTGCAGATTCACTGAGGCGGCTCTCTTCTGCACCTGATTATAATCTGTTAGTGGaaaagcacacacacaacacagtgTGCACTAGTTCAAATTCATTAGCATTTCAAACGGATCCTGACCATCACAGTGGAGAAGATGAGAACTGCATTATGAATAAACAGGACACTATATCGTCTAATGAAATGTGCATCCTCAGTAGTACCTGTAATTCTCTTCACGAAGGTGGCTCAGGTAATAAGGAATACACTCCtaaaatatttggaaaagaaGTTAAAGACAACCAGTTAAGAGAATGTGATGGCAACAACAGAAAATCAAACCATTATTCTAAAAGTCACTGTTCTGTTGCCTCAGAAGTTATCACAGATCTGGATCTCCACAAGGGTCAGTCACCACAAACGACTTTCTCTCTGCCAGACTACGACATCTGTAAACCCAAGTGGCTGCAACCTACAAGGGGTCTTTCAATAGGAGATAAAGAGCTTGCATCCCCTCCCAAAGGTCACCTCAGTGACCAGTTCAGAGAAGGCATCGTTAGGACATCTCCTCCGTCCAAGGGGGGTTTCCAACCTTCTGACATTCCTGATTCTTTGCAAGAGCTATCTTTTGAATCTGAACTGGTCAGAATCTGCAAGAATCCTATTGCTTGTCTTCCAAATCATCTAGTGTTGTTGACAAATAACCACATTGATAGACGGGCTCCTACAGACCTTCAGATCTGAACAGGGCTTTTTGACATTCTGTACATTATAACATAACAGAAGTCGCCCAGTGGAGCACAGACAAAACTGGTAAGGGGAGCTCTAGAGACCACAGGCTGAGGTAGATAAACACAAACTTATTactaaaagggaaaacaaatctaATTCTGAATTGTAAAATGGTAGTTTCAAGTGAAAAGACCTAAGACCCGGAGATAGCATACCTGATAGGGCACATGCTATTTACCATATGTCAAGCcctaggttcgagtcccaggatcacatgggagcatcacagcACAGATGCTATAAtggcctttctatctgaaattattttgttaatttgttatttcaactagagcactgcttaagtctggcttatggtggtgttgagggttaaacctgggacctggaagcctcaggcatgaaagagaaataaccagagtatcactggcaCATGGGATTCTGGGCATccagacttgggacctcatgttttcaagttcaatgctttatccactgtgccacctccagggacTGTAAGCATGAACATCTTTTCTATATACGTATTTGAGATATTTAATTCCTTTTTACTTACTGATATTTTACTTCTGCAGACTGTACATTTTGTTTGTCACGAAGACATAAGTTTTCTTATGGACCGTAACAGTGTGTCTGGAGTATAATCATGTTATCTGGTGAATAAAAtcttaagtggtccgggaggtggcccagtggataaaacattgtattctcaagcatgaggttctgagttcaatccctggcagcacatgtaccagagtaatgtctgcttctttctctctctcctcctatctttctcttaaaaataaataaataataaaatcttttaaacgtTAGTGGCactgacctgggaggtggtggtgatagagctttggacttgCAACCGTGAAGCCCTGCGTTTCCTGCACTGCACCGCAGTACTGCTCTGCCCTTTCCCGCctccatgaaataaataaatctttaaaaaagtggtTTTCTCTCATTTGTTTATAGCCTTGTGGTTCTGTGCCCAGATCGGATACTTAGCTCTACACTCACAGGTCATCTCGACTCGACACTTTGACAGTACCTCATTGACACGAGTGAAGATGACAGTACGAAGCACGTGTTTCGTAAGGTGCCCGACACAGGGCAGCAGCTCAAAGGTGGTATTAGCACGTCAGGGGGCGTGGCTCACCGGCCAGAGGCCCCACCCACTGGACCACACAGCCACACGGCTAGGAGACTTAAAACTGGTGAGGGGACATATTCGACACTTTCCTCGAGCCATTGGAAATCCAAGGATCCCCTGCTCGGGCCCAGCACACTTCTAAGACCAAGAAACGGGCACAAACTGGTGATCACAGCTTCCGAGGTTCCAGCCGAGCCCCGTCGCTTGGGCACCGGGTTTGGAGCCGCTTCCTCCCGCGCCGGTGCCACTTCTCCCGGGCGGCGCAGGCCACGCCCCGGGCCGCCACGCCCGCCTTCGGCAGCACCTGGACTCTGGCCCCCCGCTACCCCAAACCTCGCCCCTTGCTAAGCAACCAAATCGCCCTGGAGAccggaagaggaaggagaggtgcCGCAGCTCGAGGAGCCGAAGGGGCGGGTGTACGCAGTCTCCTTCGCCTCAGCTCGCTGTGGGGCCTTCAGAGCGTCCTGGTCGCCATGAAAACAGGCCACACCCCGTCGATCCCCGCCCGTGGTTCGCCAGTGCGCAGGCGCGCGCGCCCTCCGGCGCATGAGCAGTGCTGCTCGGAGCCCGCCAGCCACTGTCTCGGGCGCCAGCGACGCGGCTGCCGCTGTCACTATGGCCCATTACAAAGTGAGGGGGGCGCGGCGTGGCTGGGGGCTTGCGGGCGGTCGCCAGCCGCTGGTCGGCTGCCGGGTGGGAGAGGGGACGCGCGTGCCGGTTTTGGGGGCCTGAGGTGGCGAGGCGAAGGCGGGGTGCCGGACTCCCAGCGCCTTCTTCCTGCTCCGGCCCCCGGGTTTTGGCCACTGACCCGCCGTGTCTCCTCAGGCCGCCGACTCGAAGCGCGAGCAGTTCCGGAGGTACTTGGAGAAGTCGGGGGTGCTGGACACGCTGACCAAGGGTGAGCACGGGCTAGGTAGGCGAGGGTTCCTCGTGTCCTCGTCGGGCTCCTCGACGTCCGTGGCGCCCCGGAGAGGCCGTGCCCGGCGACAGGGGAGCAGGTAGGACCCGTCCCGGGGCGCCAGCACGGTGGGCCTCGGGGTTCGCGGCGCCGCCCCGCGGAGGAAGCCGCTCCCGACCCGGAGTGAAACTCCTGCAGCTGTTGCAAAGTCTCCAACTTCCGTTGCTTGGCCTCGAGCAGCCGCAGTGGGCGTGTTAGCCAAAGACATGGAGCTCGCTGTTCCTCCCGcctttcagcccccccccccccaactcagttAAACAGCTTCCTTCCAACAAGGGATGCGCGTGGCGGGGGAGATCAGCCCCCAGAGCAGGAGGGTTCAGAGTCACCTTGGTTGTGGATTTTCaagcctccttctccttcctataCCTGTGGTCTTTGTCAGCTCTTACTTTGTGCAGTTTTAGAATTTCAGCCTGAGGAGTCTGAGGGCACAACGAAATGGTTATAAACTCTTTTTCAGTGGAAGCGTACTCTTAACACTGTATCTCTTCTTCCAGGGCTCAAAAACCAAGCACATGTCTTGAACTCAGTGCACTGCAAATGAAGTCCTGTTGAATTCAGACAGCAGGGTTCCGAGAGATATGTGGGGTACTGCTTATTTCATGAGCTCAGCAGCAATTTGAATGTAATGTATCATTCAACTCATTTAgctgaggctttttttcccccatgagtCACAGAGAGGAATTAGAGGCCAGAgcagcactgtggtgtgtgtggtgctggggattgaaccctggaccacctgccttcatgcctgaagctctctaCCACTGTGCCACACACAGCCAGGAACACAGCTTGTGATGTTCCAGGGTTtagaacaacaacgacaaaaaaaatCTGGCAAGGGTAAAGAACTGGGTTCATATGAAAATAGTTCTAAATGTCTGAGAAATAATTTGGTAGATGCTCTATAGTCTGAAACAAAGCTTGGGGAAAAGTTCTGGGAAAATAACAACTTGGGTGTTAGGAGGAAGAAGGGTTTTCAACTTCCAATCATGTGCTGCTTTGGCTTCCTGCACTGTTTCCCTAGCTTTTTGCATAGGGATCATTTGAAGTTCACTGCTGTCTCTCAGGTGTCACAGATGCTTGGACCCCAAGCATGTTCAATTGCATCCATccttctcaaaaagaaaaaaaacaacccacaAATTCTTTCCTTTAACTGTTTTTATTCATGTTTATATTCTAGGAATAGTGTTTGCCAGGGACATTCTTGCTCTATAGAGCTTCTATTCTGATTGGGGGTGGGAAAGATACAGAATACGTACACAGTGCCAGCCAGTGGTGTTCATGAATAAAACAGCAAAGTATGGGGATAGAGAGCAATGGGTGAGTCATTTTACATAGTGTGGgggatatgtgtgtgtttgggggtgggtgggtatgtGGGCGTGACCTCTTAAGTAACACTTGAGCAGAGATTTGAATGAAATACTCTGAGATTGAGTTCGAAGAACTGTAAGGAGGCCAGAATGGCTAGATGGTGTAAGTGACAGAATGGTACAGAGCAGAGAAGTGACTGCTCTGGGAGGTAACTGAAGGCATGTAAACCTATGTTAACCTGGGTTTTCTTTCATGTGAGACTGGGAGTCCCTAAAAGCTGCTTTAACTTTGCTCACCACTACTGGTACCTAAGCCCTCACCTCCCTAGATTTCCAGTCTCCTAAATGACACCTGACAACTTTGCATAGTATCCATTAAtagctatttaaattttttatttccagCTTTAAGTATAGGTACTTTACAcagatttaatttatattttcaaaaGGCTTTGAAACTGCTTTCTGACCTTAAAACACTGTAAGACAAACTGGATGAGACTGATGTGTTATTAAGAAGAAGATGTATTATTTTAAGCACTAAGTCAACCTCTAAAAATCCTGCTAAGGCAAAAAGGGGAATATTGGTTTCAGAGTCCTGATTAAaaggaagtatattttatttacagAAAAGCACAGGGAACTTTAATATTTAGATTATATTCTGTGATTACCAACCTTTGTTAAGTATACCAATGACAGAAATGTATGAGCTAAAAGAAATGGGATGGGGGAAGAAAAGGTGAGTATATTTGTCTTACAAAATTAGGACTGGGGGATTCAGAAGATAGCTCATACCAGAGAGTGCATACCTTACCAACTgagtgggtttgagccccagtaccacatggaagcactgaGCATGGCACCAGGTGAACTCCATGGATGGCATAACGCTGGTGTGGTGTTGCTCTGAATTCTCCTCTGAAATAATGAACAAGTTGGCCCTAGGGCACCAgtgctacaattaaaaaaaagttaagatttaGTGTATATGAAAATTATTGGAAGAAGAAAGATTTGGATGTAAACTTTAAAGATGaaaatagtaaaaggaattaaagaGTATTGTACCAGTTAGTGAAAGAATGGAGAAGAGCTAGTAGTGATGATGAACATACACCAGTTCCCAACAACAGTGCTGTGAATATATTCAGAGAGATGAAAGGTAATTATCAGAGCTCAATGCTAGTAAAAGTAACTGCTCAGCTGAATCGTTCATACTGTTATTATTTGGATGAGTTATTAAGACTGAAAAAGGGAAGATGGGAGTTCATTTGCAGTGAGTTTTGGAGTTTATGTGTACATTGTGCAGTTTTACATTCTTTGAAAAGGCTCTTCAAGTATTCTGTGCACAAAAGAAATTATCCATTGGTTTGGAAAGATTTTTATCTGACTAGTAAATTTCAGATAAGCAAAGTAATCCTAACCTTGGATAATACCAGGATATGACACCATTGAATATATTCATGTGTGTGATATTAATGGGAAAGAGAAGGCACtaatgcctgggatcaaactcaggacttctttCTTGCAAGTCTAGCAgtatccattgtgtcacctctTGGACCATTAAAATACGTATTTTAATACTCATTTGAGCATATTAATAGCTGGTGGTGGTTATTTTTAGCATGCTATATATGAAGTGTCATTCttgaaggacattttttttttttgcctccaggttattgctgggctcagtgcctgcattactagtctgctgctcctggaggccatttttcccccatttttgttgcctttgttgttgttattgttattggataggacagagagaaatcaagagaggaggggaagacagacaagggcagagaaagacacctgtagacctctttcactgtgaagtgacccccctgcacgtggggagctggagacttgaaccaggatccttat includes the following:
- the GJA9 gene encoding gap junction alpha-9 protein, with translation MGDWKFLGGFLEEVHVHSTMIGKIWLTILFIFRMLVLGVAAEDVWKDEQSGFICNTEQPGCRNVCYDQAFPISLIRYWVLQVVFVSSPSLVYMGHALYQLKVLEKERKRKKAQLRGELERVEFEMPGKWRRLGQELCQLEQRKLNKAPLRGTLLCTYVIHIFTRSVVEVGFMAGQYLLYGFCLQPLFKCHGHPCPNTIDCFVSRPTEKTIFLFFMQSIATISLCLNVLEIFHLGLKKIKRGLCRQYNLKNENSEFYMNKSKQNLAKYQSTAADSLRRLSSAPDYNLLVEKHTHNTVCTSSNSLAFQTDPDHHSGEDENCIMNKQDTISSNEMCILSSTCNSLHEGGSGNKEYTPKIFGKEVKDNQLRECDGNNRKSNHYSKSHCSVASEVITDLDLHKGQSPQTTFSLPDYDICKPKWLQPTRGLSIGDKELASPPKGHLSDQFREGIVRTSPPSKGGFQPSDIPDSLQELSFESELVRICKNPIACLPNHLVLLTNNHIDRRAPTDLQI